A genomic window from Sulfurimonas paralvinellae includes:
- a CDS encoding TRAP transporter large permease, with the protein MIALVMFAVALLLLLFGVPVAFAFGGVAMMFAFFTPDVGFEVFNILPFRIYGIMSNTTLMAVPLFIMMGLILEKSGMAEKLLMSMSSLFKGVRGGLGVSVVLVGAILAASTGIVSASVVMMSVIALPLMLQAGYNKGLASGTIAASGTLGQIIPPSIILIVLGDVMSVSVGELFMGAVLPGLTLVGLYITYIMIRAYINKEDAPAIITDEQVNIIGLLLAIIPPLLLMVAVLGSIFAGIASPTESAAFGVVGGLILSGVNRTLNFEMIKYALFETMKLSGMIFMILIGATAFSLVFNELGGTDLILEFFSHDIGNVWVFIGVAMLSIFILGFFIDFIEISFIIVPILVPVMEAFGIDPIWFAVLIAMNLQASFLTPPFGLSLFFLKGAAGKSITTMDIYKGIIPFILLQLLGLGLVILFPDLVFAFI; encoded by the coding sequence GTGATAGCTCTGGTTATGTTCGCAGTCGCTCTTTTACTGCTTCTTTTTGGAGTGCCTGTCGCCTTTGCTTTTGGCGGTGTAGCGATGATGTTTGCATTCTTCACTCCAGATGTCGGATTTGAAGTCTTTAACATTCTGCCGTTTCGTATCTATGGCATTATGAGTAATACCACGCTGATGGCTGTACCGCTTTTCATCATGATGGGACTCATCTTGGAAAAATCAGGTATGGCAGAGAAACTTCTGATGTCTATGAGCTCACTTTTTAAAGGTGTCCGTGGCGGGCTTGGCGTGAGTGTTGTTTTAGTTGGTGCTATTCTTGCGGCTTCGACAGGAATTGTTTCAGCGAGTGTTGTTATGATGAGTGTTATAGCACTTCCTTTGATGCTCCAAGCCGGCTATAACAAAGGGCTTGCATCGGGAACTATCGCAGCAAGCGGTACACTTGGGCAGATCATTCCGCCTTCTATCATTCTCATTGTTCTTGGTGATGTTATGAGCGTGAGTGTAGGTGAGCTTTTTATGGGAGCCGTTCTGCCGGGTTTGACACTTGTCGGACTCTACATAACGTACATAATGATCCGTGCGTACATAAACAAAGAAGATGCCCCGGCAATCATAACAGATGAGCAGGTTAATATTATTGGTCTGCTGCTAGCTATAATCCCGCCATTGCTTTTAATGGTGGCGGTTCTTGGGAGTATTTTTGCCGGTATAGCATCTCCGACTGAATCGGCGGCTTTTGGTGTTGTCGGCGGTCTCATTCTCTCCGGAGTAAACAGAACACTCAATTTTGAAATGATAAAATATGCTCTCTTTGAGACAATGAAGCTCTCTGGGATGATATTTATGATTCTTATCGGTGCTACGGCATTTAGTCTGGTCTTTAACGAGCTTGGAGGGACTGACCTTATACTGGAGTTTTTCTCTCACGATATCGGTAATGTATGGGTGTTCATAGGTGTAGCGATGCTTAGTATCTTCATACTTGGATTTTTTATCGACTTTATCGAGATAAGTTTCATTATCGTACCTATCTTAGTGCCTGTCATGGAAGCTTTTGGAATCGATCCTATCTGGTTTGCGGTACTTATAGCCATGAACTTACAGGCATCGTTTTTGACGCCTCCATTTGGACTTTCTTTGTTTTTCTTAAAAGGTGCAGCCGGTAAGAGCATCACGACCATGGATATCTACAAAGGAATTATTCCATTTATTTTGTTGCAGCTTTTAGGTCTTGGCCTTGTCATTCTTTTCCCTGATCTTGTCTTTGCCTTTATTTAA
- a CDS encoding TRAP transporter small permease subunit yields MKFIDGITKYVAYLTAVILALLVILVVFDATSRYLFSEGSTALQELEWHFFDVVILLSIAYTLRNNAHVRVDIFYDRFSEKTKALINILSFVLFVLPLSFLIIYIGIGFVELSYVQHEASSDPGGLKYRWIVKSLMPLAFMLLALQAFKELLSDIKRWREL; encoded by the coding sequence GTGAAATTTATAGACGGTATTACAAAATATGTGGCATATTTAACAGCAGTGATATTAGCACTTTTAGTAATTCTGGTTGTTTTTGATGCAACAAGCCGTTATCTTTTCTCTGAAGGTTCAACGGCTCTGCAGGAGTTGGAATGGCATTTCTTTGATGTTGTGATACTCTTGAGTATTGCCTATACATTACGAAACAATGCCCATGTCCGTGTCGATATCTTTTATGACAGATTCTCAGAGAAAACAAAAGCACTTATCAATATACTTTCATTTGTTCTTTTTGTACTGCCGCTCTCTTTTTTAATAATCTATATCGGTATCGGTTTTGTGGAACTCAGTTATGTGCAGCATGAGGCTTCAAGTGATCCGGGAGGGTTGAAATACCGTTGGATAGTCAAGTCTTTGATGCCTCTTGCTTTTATGCTTTTAGCATTGCAGGCTTTTAAAGAGCTCTTAAGTGACATAAAAAGATGGAGAGAACTGTGA
- a CDS encoding DUF4105 domain-containing protein — protein MSTTLLCANSVQNYKNKAQKLELSKKHYWHILLHTNDDESEIDDPNFFFAKDGKNNPEHELAATLDAFFSDEVKDDNSSICKFPARYAWLKEQLQADDFPTAICKEYDKIFARVDPKSTTMVFPAAHINSPASMFGHTFLRINSSYNSKLLSYAVNYAANANTETENGVVFAIKGLVGGYYGRYSLLPYYEKLKEYRDSEQRDIWEYDLNLTQEETVRMFRHIWELNGTNSYYYFFTENCSYNMLWLLEAARPTLHLRDHFVYQVIPLETVHVVKQAGIVTQENYRPSKRTKLLKYEILLDEKYKELPIELVEGDKKAEDIQSDETISIDQKRYILESGVEYLEYQYSRGKIKKDTYLELFHKMTSERAKLGITKPLDIKTPPNPIDGHRAVRAQFGLGVKDGDFIGYLGIRPAYHDLQDSSYGFLRGTQIEFMNLLASTSKKETKIEEATIISIVSIAQRSLFFKNFSWRTKIGWDNDYLTQDPTFGLSVGAGFSWGNDIGFFYGMVDPILYQNSSFHAGVGGSIGAKIDKYKDFNTNVEFTQRVYDSGDKQLLIKAAQGYRISQNKQIVLKYDYKDKISKNITRDEQIFRLMLKYYF, from the coding sequence TTGAGTACAACACTTCTCTGTGCAAACAGTGTTCAAAATTATAAAAATAAAGCTCAAAAACTTGAACTCTCAAAAAAACACTACTGGCATATTTTACTTCATACAAACGATGATGAGAGTGAGATAGACGATCCAAATTTTTTCTTTGCAAAAGATGGAAAGAATAATCCTGAACATGAACTTGCAGCAACGCTTGATGCATTTTTTTCTGATGAAGTCAAAGATGACAACTCCAGTATCTGTAAATTTCCGGCACGATATGCTTGGCTGAAAGAGCAGCTGCAGGCAGATGATTTTCCAACAGCCATATGTAAAGAGTATGATAAAATCTTTGCAAGAGTAGATCCTAAATCGACAACGATGGTCTTTCCGGCCGCTCACATCAACTCTCCGGCTTCTATGTTCGGGCATACTTTTTTAAGAATCAACTCCTCTTACAATTCTAAACTACTATCTTATGCTGTCAATTATGCTGCCAATGCAAATACCGAGACTGAAAATGGTGTTGTCTTTGCCATTAAAGGTCTTGTAGGCGGTTATTACGGCAGATATTCGCTTCTTCCATATTATGAAAAGCTCAAAGAGTACCGTGACAGCGAGCAGCGTGATATATGGGAGTATGATCTTAATCTTACGCAAGAAGAGACAGTGCGTATGTTTCGTCATATCTGGGAATTAAATGGTACAAATTCTTATTACTACTTCTTTACGGAAAATTGCTCTTACAATATGCTCTGGCTGCTTGAAGCTGCCCGACCGACACTCCATTTAAGAGATCATTTTGTCTATCAGGTTATTCCATTGGAGACGGTTCATGTCGTAAAACAAGCAGGAATTGTTACACAGGAGAACTACAGACCGTCAAAACGAACAAAACTTCTTAAGTATGAGATACTGTTGGATGAGAAATATAAGGAACTGCCCATAGAACTTGTTGAGGGAGATAAAAAAGCAGAAGATATTCAGAGTGATGAAACAATCAGTATCGATCAAAAGCGCTATATTTTAGAGAGCGGCGTGGAGTATTTGGAATATCAATACAGCCGTGGGAAGATTAAAAAAGATACTTATCTTGAACTTTTTCATAAAATGACGTCAGAGCGTGCAAAACTTGGTATAACCAAACCTTTGGATATTAAAACTCCGCCAAATCCAATTGACGGGCATAGAGCTGTTCGTGCACAGTTTGGTCTGGGTGTTAAAGATGGTGACTTTATTGGTTATCTGGGTATTCGTCCGGCATATCATGATCTCCAAGATAGTAGTTACGGATTTTTACGGGGTACACAGATAGAGTTTATGAACCTGTTGGCATCAACTTCAAAAAAAGAGACAAAAATCGAAGAAGCAACTATTATTTCCATTGTTTCGATTGCTCAAAGAAGTCTTTTTTTTAAGAATTTTTCGTGGCGAACTAAGATTGGCTGGGATAATGACTACCTCACGCAAGATCCTACATTTGGGCTGAGTGTCGGTGCCGGTTTTTCCTGGGGAAATGATATCGGTTTTTTCTATGGAATGGTTGATCCCATACTCTACCAAAACAGTAGTTTTCATGCAGGTGTCGGTGGAAGTATAGGTGCAAAAATAGATAAATATAAAGATTTTAACACCAATGTAGAATTTACTCAAAGAGTATATGACAGCGGTGATAAACAACTGCTTATAAAAGCTGCACAGGGTTATAGAATATCTCAAAATAAGCAAATAGTGCTAAAATACGATTATAAAGATAAAATATCCAAAAACATTACAAGAGATGAGCAGATCTTTAGGTTGATGTTGAAGTATTATTTTTAA
- a CDS encoding DUF3015 family protein: MKKLLVSLAAVAALSSAAFATVNSQTGCGLGSVIIKDNSSAVMLALQATTNGTSGNQTFGITSGTSGCKKTKLVMNERAQEFVASNMDILAKEIAVGHGESLDTLDELLKVQDKVAFNAALQANYNKIYSSKSVKMADVLDNISTTAL, from the coding sequence ATGAAAAAATTGTTAGTAAGTCTAGCAGCAGTAGCTGCATTAAGTTCAGCGGCATTCGCTACAGTAAACAGCCAAACAGGTTGTGGTTTAGGTTCAGTAATTATCAAAGATAATTCATCAGCAGTTATGCTTGCACTTCAAGCTACAACAAACGGTACATCTGGAAACCAGACTTTCGGTATTACTTCAGGAACTTCTGGATGTAAAAAAACAAAACTTGTAATGAATGAAAGAGCACAAGAGTTCGTTGCTTCTAACATGGACATCTTAGCAAAAGAGATTGCAGTTGGTCACGGTGAATCATTAGATACTTTAGATGAGCTTTTAAAAGTTCAAGATAAAGTAGCTTTCAATGCGGCACTTCAAGCAAACTATAACAAAATCTATAGCAGCAAATCAGTTAAAATGGCTGACGTTCTAGATAATATTTCTACTACAGCGCTATAA
- a CDS encoding Mur ligase family protein → MEHYETFVAFVVNVLFVTLLGWYLITNLQWYDYKLERVILKHHKPHWHILYFIIPLVAYYTTGKFFTIFFVFAVLPAIIIWYKGLDKKLVLTWRVKRFLILLISLTLFQDIICTLKYGCEIYGVLMPLAFAYIGSTLIEKFLFTMYKKEAKKKLQNMKDLQIICITGSYGKTSIKNFVAQILSRKYNVYATPRSVNTIGGIVADVNNNLREDVEVYVCEAGAREAGDILEITTFLEPQTVVVGRVGEAHIEYFKTLENIIRTKLEIMQSPRLEHAFIHSSVTDEPHEKVTFFGDEIADVKATLDGIDFTMELDGKKLALHTNILGAFQTMNIAVAVRIAKLFGMSDEESVKAVERLEPVEHRLQLIKAGGKIIIDDGYNGNIDGMLEGIRLCSTHEGRKVIVTPGLVESSEELNLKLIDAINEVFDIVIVTGALNAELFEKNLKVATKIMLADKTALTDVLANQTKVGDIILFANDAPNFI, encoded by the coding sequence ATGGAGCATTATGAAACATTCGTAGCTTTTGTCGTTAATGTGCTTTTTGTCACGCTGCTTGGCTGGTATCTCATAACGAATCTACAGTGGTATGATTACAAATTAGAGAGAGTCATTCTCAAACACCATAAACCACATTGGCACATTTTATACTTCATCATTCCTCTTGTGGCTTACTATACGACAGGTAAATTCTTTACTATCTTTTTTGTCTTTGCCGTCCTGCCAGCCATCATTATATGGTACAAAGGACTTGATAAGAAACTCGTACTCACCTGGCGTGTCAAACGATTTTTGATTCTGCTTATTTCTCTTACGCTTTTTCAGGACATTATCTGCACATTGAAATACGGATGTGAAATATATGGTGTTTTAATGCCGCTTGCCTTTGCTTATATCGGCTCAACTCTTATTGAGAAGTTTCTGTTTACAATGTATAAAAAAGAAGCGAAGAAAAAACTTCAAAATATGAAAGATCTTCAAATCATCTGTATTACGGGGAGTTACGGCAAGACAAGTATTAAAAACTTTGTTGCGCAGATACTCTCACGCAAGTACAATGTCTATGCAACGCCAAGAAGTGTCAATACCATCGGTGGTATTGTTGCCGATGTGAACAATAATCTGCGTGAGGATGTAGAAGTCTATGTTTGTGAAGCGGGTGCACGTGAAGCTGGAGATATTTTAGAGATTACGACTTTTTTAGAACCGCAGACGGTTGTTGTCGGACGTGTGGGAGAAGCACACATAGAGTACTTTAAAACACTTGAGAATATCATACGGACAAAACTCGAGATAATGCAATCTCCAAGACTTGAGCATGCTTTTATTCACTCCTCTGTAACGGATGAGCCGCATGAAAAAGTGACCTTTTTCGGCGATGAGATAGCAGATGTAAAAGCGACACTCGATGGTATTGACTTTACGATGGAACTTGACGGTAAAAAATTAGCACTGCATACTAATATCTTGGGTGCATTTCAGACAATGAACATCGCTGTCGCGGTGCGTATAGCCAAACTCTTTGGCATGAGTGATGAAGAGAGCGTAAAAGCGGTCGAGAGGCTTGAACCGGTCGAACACAGACTGCAGCTTATAAAAGCCGGAGGTAAAATAATTATTGATGACGGTTATAACGGTAATATTGACGGAATGCTTGAAGGCATACGCCTCTGCTCTACTCATGAGGGTAGAAAGGTCATTGTGACACCAGGCTTAGTGGAGAGTAGTGAAGAGCTTAACTTGAAGCTTATCGATGCTATCAACGAAGTCTTTGATATTGTCATTGTTACAGGTGCGCTTAATGCGGAACTCTTTGAAAAAAATCTCAAAGTTGCTACTAAAATTATGCTTGCAGATAAAACTGCATTGACGGACGTGCTAGCAAACCAGACAAAAGTGGGTGATATTATTCTTTTTGCCAACGATGCTCCCAATTTCATTTAA
- a CDS encoding alpha/beta fold hydrolase, with amino-acid sequence MAVKSIQFKQHTFDISYEILNPEAKVDLIVLHGWGSNKNLMKQSFGNYMNGFRHIYIDLPGFGNSTCSMELTTVDVARIVELLMIHINAQKDIILGHSFGGKVALLLEPKILVLVASAGIYQEKSFKVKTKIALFKLLKVFGFSKLRSLFVADDAKQLSEYMYQTFKNVVNEDFSDEFAKYEGRALLFWGKDDTATPLSAAKKIHELTKDSRLEVYDGDHYFFMNHAGEISKIIEEEFLKSIGH; translated from the coding sequence ATGGCCGTAAAGTCCATCCAGTTTAAACAGCATACGTTTGACATAAGTTATGAAATACTCAACCCTGAAGCAAAAGTAGACTTGATTGTTCTGCATGGCTGGGGCAGTAATAAAAACCTGATGAAACAGAGTTTTGGCAACTATATGAACGGATTCCGTCATATCTACATAGACCTTCCCGGATTTGGCAATTCAACATGTTCTATGGAGCTTACAACGGTTGATGTCGCAAGAATAGTTGAGCTTTTGATGATTCATATCAATGCACAAAAAGACATTATTTTAGGACACTCTTTTGGCGGTAAGGTCGCATTGCTTTTGGAGCCTAAGATTTTGGTACTTGTGGCAAGTGCGGGAATATATCAAGAAAAATCATTCAAGGTCAAAACGAAAATAGCACTCTTTAAACTGCTTAAAGTGTTCGGGTTTTCAAAACTACGCTCTCTTTTTGTTGCCGATGACGCGAAACAGCTCAGCGAATACATGTACCAGACCTTTAAAAACGTTGTCAATGAAGATTTTTCTGACGAGTTTGCAAAATATGAGGGAAGAGCACTTCTCTTTTGGGGAAAAGACGATACTGCTACACCGCTTAGTGCTGCGAAAAAGATCCATGAACTCACAAAAGATTCACGACTTGAAGTCTATGATGGGGATCATTACTTTTTCATGAATCATGCAGGAGAAATTTCAAAGATCATTGAAGAAGAGTTCTTAAAAAGCATAGGGCATTAA
- a CDS encoding D-alanine--D-alanine ligase — protein MKLTILFGGASFEHEISIVSAITIKEKLAGFDLSFVFCDSDHTFYLIDPSKMKAVTFSKGEHKKMPQLTLTHGAFAQKKGVFGGAVEHNNVVLNLIHGADGEDGTIAALLDFYSIKYIGPRVDACIFSYDKRYTKYLCEAINVKSVRYEVAHKDELGNISISYPLIVKPTRLGSSIGVSIVKDESELDYALDVAFEFDSVVIVEPFLEGVKEYNLAGYFADGAMHYSIVEEPYKEEFLDFEKKYMDFSRSEQVLKADISTELEARLKANFDKVYRGMFEGALIRCDFFVHNDEVMLNEINPIPGSMANYLFEDFEKVIESLSSSLPHAKRPKVSYEYIHSISKAKGK, from the coding sequence TTGAAATTAACAATTTTATTTGGCGGGGCGAGTTTTGAACATGAGATCAGCATTGTAAGTGCGATTACTATCAAGGAGAAACTAGCAGGGTTTGATCTGAGTTTTGTTTTTTGTGACAGTGATCATACATTTTACTTGATCGATCCTTCAAAGATGAAAGCTGTGACTTTCTCCAAAGGTGAACATAAAAAAATGCCGCAGCTTACACTCACGCATGGTGCATTTGCACAGAAAAAAGGTGTATTCGGCGGTGCAGTTGAGCATAACAATGTTGTGCTCAATCTCATTCACGGAGCAGACGGTGAAGATGGAACGATAGCGGCACTGCTTGACTTTTACTCTATCAAGTACATCGGTCCTCGTGTTGATGCCTGTATATTTTCTTATGACAAACGCTATACAAAGTATCTTTGTGAAGCGATTAATGTAAAAAGTGTCCGTTATGAAGTGGCACATAAAGATGAGCTGGGTAATATCTCCATTTCATACCCTTTGATTGTAAAACCAACCCGTCTTGGAAGCTCAATAGGTGTAAGCATCGTTAAAGATGAGAGTGAACTTGATTATGCGCTTGATGTTGCCTTTGAGTTTGATTCTGTTGTCATTGTCGAGCCTTTTTTAGAAGGTGTCAAAGAGTATAATCTGGCGGGATATTTCGCTGATGGTGCTATGCATTACTCCATAGTAGAAGAGCCGTATAAAGAGGAGTTCTTGGATTTTGAAAAAAAATATATGGACTTTTCACGCTCTGAGCAAGTATTGAAAGCCGATATTTCTACAGAGCTTGAAGCACGTCTCAAAGCGAATTTTGATAAAGTTTATAGAGGAATGTTTGAAGGGGCACTCATCCGTTGTGACTTTTTTGTCCATAATGATGAAGTGATGCTCAATGAGATCAATCCAATTCCAGGTTCGATGGCGAACTATCTTTTTGAAGATTTTGAAAAAGTGATCGAATCTCTCAGCAGCTCTCTGCCTCACGCAAAGCGGCCGAAAGTTTCTTATGAGTACATTCACTCGATTTCAAAGGCAAAAGGTAAATAA
- the ruvA gene encoding Holliday junction branch migration protein RuvA — protein sequence MIVGLNGKVIYKEPSFVHVNVNGVVYEVFISLHTFSALPSDEVSLVTSQIIREDANLLYGFMDIQEKKLFTRLIKINGVGPKVAMAICSTYTPAQFATILSNKDVKAVQKVPGIGPKSAGRILVELNGFDAEMLSSGAQPSASAAYNEASEALEALGFKKDKISKALSACEGEDTASLVKGALKLLQTI from the coding sequence ATGATAGTAGGATTGAACGGGAAGGTTATTTACAAAGAACCCTCTTTTGTGCATGTGAATGTAAACGGTGTCGTTTATGAAGTTTTTATATCATTACATACTTTTTCTGCATTGCCGAGTGATGAGGTCTCCCTTGTCACTTCCCAGATAATTCGTGAAGATGCAAATTTGCTGTATGGATTTATGGATATACAGGAGAAAAAGCTTTTTACCCGGCTTATCAAGATAAACGGTGTCGGACCAAAGGTCGCAATGGCTATATGCTCGACCTACACACCGGCACAGTTCGCAACGATACTCAGCAACAAAGATGTCAAAGCAGTGCAGAAAGTTCCGGGAATAGGGCCAAAAAGTGCAGGGCGCATCTTGGTTGAGCTAAATGGTTTTGATGCGGAGATGCTCAGCAGCGGTGCGCAGCCGTCTGCTTCTGCCGCTTACAATGAAGCAAGTGAAGCGCTTGAAGCACTTGGATTTAAAAAAGATAAGATTTCAAAAGCACTGAGTGCCTGTGAGGGTGAAGATACTGCTTCGCTTGTCAAAGGTGCTTTGAAATTACTACAAACAATTTAA
- a CDS encoding flagellar assembly protein A — translation MALFGSSKKTPALKKVRPTVVRTQNVAKELFKIAKSYEMEAELLDFNLLDVQTYTRIYDGSKETEWEEISTEESRNFNDEALLLNPHFQIKQTYEIEVFSKKPAKDDHYRDLKLAVGANATKCKVYLSIAQGSKVEYIPHFEEDLLGMINTKKVRAGILVYMFDSMVEGVASQISARVRIAEKLEFEQSETHLIAEGYEPTATINDALILHYENTKELNDNERVDYASRGFIQSVQKGDLLIEYVKAKMGKPGRNCRGEYMEPKEPVIANEPNFKVSDNIKVVEDEDSIKYYADENGYIAFEDNTYVIKKDVDVDAISFKTTGSIDSGVDSDVNITVKEADAIKDAIGSGMKVEVTEIEIDGNVGSNASVVAKKANIGGQTHKTARITADELEINVHKGEAYGKNVHITRLEHGVVEGENVDVAQALGGVIRGQEVVIGICASHVKATATRKIEIKKMLGSENIFTIDPLLSRDVQNSVEDNEEKIKEIKLRLRELKKEIEKYTTLVKNGTPAFLEIKKRLLHYQKNKVKMPESFVKKYKQFQRMQERLKELKEEFTLKQEKLNLLTTRTASFQDNILDARIINHDKWIGYNEIKFKLVDPPMELVYKPLEGSDDKIFGLVELSDGDYAIRPLDE, via the coding sequence ATGGCACTGTTTGGCTCAAGCAAAAAGACTCCTGCACTTAAAAAAGTTCGACCAACCGTCGTTCGTACACAGAATGTGGCAAAAGAGCTCTTTAAAATTGCGAAGTCTTATGAAATGGAAGCGGAACTCCTTGATTTTAATCTGCTTGATGTTCAAACATACACCCGCATCTATGATGGAAGTAAAGAGACGGAGTGGGAAGAGATATCCACAGAAGAATCCCGAAACTTCAATGATGAAGCACTCCTTCTAAATCCACATTTTCAGATAAAACAGACCTATGAGATAGAGGTCTTTTCCAAAAAACCTGCCAAAGACGACCACTATCGTGACCTCAAACTCGCTGTTGGTGCCAATGCTACGAAGTGTAAAGTCTATTTGAGCATCGCTCAAGGTTCAAAAGTGGAGTACATACCGCATTTTGAAGAAGATCTTTTAGGGATGATAAATACAAAGAAAGTCCGTGCCGGAATCCTTGTCTATATGTTTGATTCGATGGTTGAAGGTGTTGCATCGCAGATATCCGCACGCGTTCGCATTGCCGAGAAATTGGAATTTGAGCAGAGTGAGACACATCTTATAGCTGAGGGGTACGAGCCGACAGCTACGATCAACGATGCTTTGATACTGCATTATGAAAACACGAAAGAACTCAATGACAATGAACGTGTGGATTACGCTTCACGCGGTTTTATTCAAAGTGTTCAAAAGGGTGATTTACTTATTGAGTACGTCAAGGCGAAAATGGGTAAGCCGGGACGTAACTGTCGTGGTGAGTATATGGAACCAAAAGAGCCTGTTATTGCAAATGAACCAAACTTCAAGGTTAGTGACAATATTAAAGTCGTTGAAGATGAAGACTCTATAAAATATTATGCTGATGAAAATGGTTATATCGCCTTTGAAGACAACACCTATGTCATCAAAAAAGATGTCGATGTTGATGCCATTAGTTTTAAGACAACGGGCTCTATCGACAGCGGTGTGGATTCGGATGTCAATATAACCGTGAAAGAAGCAGACGCCATTAAAGATGCCATCGGCAGTGGTATGAAAGTGGAAGTGACAGAGATAGAAATAGACGGTAATGTCGGCTCAAACGCTTCTGTTGTCGCAAAAAAAGCCAATATTGGTGGTCAGACACATAAAACGGCGAGGATAACGGCAGATGAACTTGAGATCAATGTTCACAAAGGAGAAGCGTACGGTAAAAATGTACACATTACCCGTCTTGAACATGGTGTTGTAGAAGGTGAGAATGTTGATGTGGCACAGGCACTCGGGGGTGTTATTCGTGGGCAGGAAGTTGTGATAGGCATCTGTGCGTCCCATGTAAAAGCAACTGCAACACGTAAGATTGAGATTAAAAAAATGCTCGGCAGTGAAAACATTTTTACAATTGATCCGCTTTTAAGCCGAGATGTACAAAATTCTGTTGAAGATAATGAAGAGAAGATCAAAGAGATAAAGCTGCGTTTGCGTGAGTTGAAAAAAGAAATTGAAAAATATACGACTTTGGTTAAAAACGGTACACCTGCATTTTTAGAGATCAAAAAACGCTTACTGCATTACCAAAAGAATAAAGTGAAAATGCCGGAGAGTTTTGTGAAAAAGTACAAGCAGTTCCAAAGAATGCAGGAACGGCTTAAAGAGTTGAAAGAAGAGTTTACTCTAAAGCAGGAAAAGTTAAATCTTTTAACGACACGAACAGCATCTTTTCAAGACAATATCCTCGATGCAAGAATCATCAATCATGATAAGTGGATAGGATACAATGAGATCAAATTCAAACTTGTCGATCCGCCTATGGAGTTGGTTTATAAACCGCTTGAAGGTTCTGATGATAAAATTTTCGGTTTAGTAGAGTTAAGTGACGGAGATTATGCCATTCGTCCGTTAGACGAGTAA